The Desulfovibrio sp. genome includes a region encoding these proteins:
- a CDS encoding (Fe-S)-binding protein produces the protein MSKSLDELKAAALKCTRCGQCLTICPVYGKTYEESNSSRGKLFLLRSLADGTVKPTKELMELAARCTLCMRCKAICPSGVNTTDLIMALRRKMAEEGQLPAAKTIAFKAVTKGRLFDMALSHAKPFQSILFKNTENGAGKVSRIPIPAAGLNLRRVVPALADKPLRKVMPAVSSPKGSARARVAFFPGCMLNYVYVNAGKALIDVLVANGVEVHLLDNLQCCGTPLFSSGDFDGAALLAENNARILSRGSFDAVITGCATCGSALSKEYGEVLQNSDALSAWEGFKDKVFDFSDFLTRLGPAPYVQNVPLKATYHDACHLVRGMGVSKQPRSLIRAIPGLRFVEMSRPDVCCGCAGTFSATHYDLSQQILADKTSDILSTGADVVATGCSACKMQLIDGLSHRGANIRVLHTAELLAKAYGL, from the coding sequence ATGAGCAAGTCCCTGGACGAATTGAAAGCAGCCGCCCTCAAATGCACCCGTTGCGGGCAGTGCCTCACCATCTGCCCAGTTTACGGCAAGACATACGAAGAATCCAATTCTTCGCGCGGCAAGCTTTTTCTGCTGCGTTCTCTGGCAGACGGCACGGTAAAGCCCACCAAGGAACTTATGGAACTGGCCGCCCGCTGCACCCTGTGCATGCGCTGCAAGGCCATCTGCCCTTCCGGCGTCAACACCACCGACCTGATCATGGCCTTGCGCCGCAAGATGGCGGAAGAAGGCCAGCTGCCAGCCGCAAAGACCATAGCATTCAAAGCTGTCACCAAGGGTCGGCTGTTTGATATGGCCTTGAGCCACGCCAAACCTTTTCAGTCCATACTCTTCAAAAATACTGAAAACGGCGCGGGCAAGGTTTCACGCATTCCCATCCCCGCCGCAGGGCTGAACCTGCGCCGCGTTGTCCCGGCCCTGGCCGACAAGCCGCTGCGCAAGGTCATGCCTGCCGTCAGCAGCCCCAAGGGCTCCGCCCGTGCGCGGGTGGCCTTTTTCCCCGGCTGCATGCTCAACTATGTCTACGTCAATGCGGGCAAAGCCCTCATAGACGTGCTGGTGGCCAACGGCGTGGAAGTTCACCTGCTGGACAACCTCCAGTGCTGCGGCACACCGCTGTTTTCATCCGGCGATTTTGACGGCGCGGCCCTGCTGGCTGAAAACAACGCGCGCATCCTTTCGCGCGGCAGCTTTGACGCCGTCATCACCGGCTGCGCCACCTGCGGCTCGGCCCTCAGCAAGGAATACGGCGAGGTGCTGCAAAACAGCGACGCGCTTTCTGCGTGGGAGGGATTCAAGGACAAGGTCTTCGACTTTTCCGACTTCCTCACCAGGCTTGGCCCCGCGCCCTATGTGCAGAACGTCCCTCTCAAGGCGACCTATCACGATGCCTGCCACCTTGTGCGCGGCATGGGCGTCTCCAAGCAGCCCCGCAGTCTCATCCGCGCCATACCCGGCCTGCGCTTTGTGGAGATGAGCCGCCCCGATGTCTGCTGCGGTTGCGCGGGCACGTTCAGCGCCACCCACTATGACCTGTCCCAGCAGATTCTGGCGGATAAAACCAGCGACATTCTGTCCACAGGGGCAGATGTTGTCGCCACTGGCTGTTCCGCCTGCAAGATGCAGCTCATCGACGGTTTGAGCCACCGCGGCGCAAACATTCGCGTGCTGCACACTGCCGAACTGCTTGCCAAGGCATATGGCCTGTAA
- a CDS encoding 2-oxoacid:acceptor oxidoreductase subunit alpha, with product MKKQSKLIQGNAAIAQGAFYAGARFYAGYPITPSSEIAEIASRELPKLGGIFMQMEDELASMGAIVGASLAGVKSFTATSGPGFSLMQENLGMATMGEVPVVVVNVQRSGPSTGLATKPAQSDIMQLRWGRHGDQEIIALTPASVQECFDLTVKAFNLSEKYRVPVIMAPEEVCGHMRENVVIPDQGEVEVVDRSQPTCAPADYMPFCFDEGAVAPLARYGSDYVFHVTSSMHGENGFSCNTPENAGRRVAQLHTKIAKGRDEIVMTRYFGKEDCETLIITSGVVTRAARSVAQEANASGGKVGVLQLQTLWPFADVEVREAARKAKRIVVAEMNYSGQLAGEVKKYVPDPSLVVGVNSYNGSIMTPAQIAAALK from the coding sequence ATGAAAAAACAAAGCAAGCTCATCCAGGGTAACGCCGCCATCGCCCAAGGCGCATTCTACGCAGGAGCGCGGTTTTACGCCGGGTATCCCATCACCCCTTCGTCCGAAATTGCTGAAATCGCCTCGCGCGAGCTCCCCAAGCTCGGGGGGATTTTCATGCAGATGGAAGACGAACTGGCGAGCATGGGCGCCATTGTGGGCGCATCACTGGCTGGCGTGAAGTCGTTCACCGCCACCAGCGGCCCCGGTTTTTCGCTTATGCAGGAAAACCTCGGCATGGCGACCATGGGCGAAGTACCTGTGGTGGTGGTGAACGTGCAACGTTCCGGCCCATCCACAGGACTTGCCACCAAACCGGCCCAGTCCGACATCATGCAACTGCGCTGGGGACGGCATGGCGACCAGGAAATCATCGCGCTGACCCCGGCTTCGGTGCAGGAATGCTTTGACCTGACGGTCAAGGCCTTCAACCTGTCCGAGAAATACCGCGTGCCGGTCATCATGGCTCCGGAAGAAGTCTGCGGGCACATGCGTGAAAACGTTGTCATTCCTGACCAGGGTGAGGTGGAGGTGGTTGACCGCAGCCAGCCCACCTGCGCCCCCGCAGACTACATGCCCTTCTGCTTTGACGAAGGCGCGGTTGCCCCTCTGGCCAGATATGGCAGCGACTATGTTTTCCATGTCACCAGCTCCATGCATGGCGAAAACGGCTTTAGCTGCAATACGCCCGAAAATGCCGGACGCAGGGTCGCCCAGCTGCACACCAAGATTGCCAAGGGCCGTGATGAAATCGTCATGACGCGCTACTTCGGTAAAGAAGACTGCGAAACCCTGATCATTACTTCCGGCGTGGTCACCCGCGCAGCCCGCAGCGTGGCGCAAGAGGCCAATGCCAGCGGCGGCAAGGTTGGCGTTCTCCAGCTGCAGACTCTGTGGCCCTTTGCCGATGTGGAAGTGCGGGAAGCCGCACGCAAGGCCAAGCGCATTGTTGTTGCTGAAATGAACTATTCCGGCCAGCTGGCTGGAGAAGTGAAAAAGTATGTGCCGGATCCTTCGCTGGTTGTTGGGGTTAACAGCTACAACGGCAGCATCATGACCCCGGCCCAGATCGCAGCCGCCTTGAAGTAA
- a CDS encoding thiamine pyrophosphate-dependent enzyme, protein MAQAISRSLLNKEALPLMWCAGCGNGIVLNALLCAMDELNFKKEDVLVVTGIGCWGKADDYISANALHTTHGRALTFATGAKAANPNLHVIVLMGDGDGTTIGGNHLIHTARRNMDLTAIIVNNLNYGMTGGQYSATTPNGAITSTSVGGNPERGFDVCDLVRAAGANFVARESVTSGMRLKNRIVAGIQKKGFSLIEAMSPCSTLFGPRNKMKQPVDMLRNLKEKAVSQAKFDSIENAADLGYFVTGVIADKDVHDFNTRYEAERAVITAAKGGK, encoded by the coding sequence ATGGCACAGGCTATTTCACGCTCGCTTCTTAACAAAGAGGCACTGCCGCTCATGTGGTGTGCGGGCTGCGGCAACGGCATTGTCCTGAACGCGCTTTTGTGCGCCATGGACGAGCTGAATTTCAAAAAGGAAGACGTTCTTGTCGTCACCGGCATTGGCTGCTGGGGCAAGGCCGATGATTATATTTCCGCCAATGCCCTGCATACCACGCACGGGCGCGCCCTCACCTTCGCCACCGGCGCCAAGGCGGCCAACCCCAATCTCCACGTCATCGTCCTCATGGGCGACGGCGACGGCACCACCATTGGCGGCAACCATCTTATCCATACGGCCCGCCGCAATATGGACCTCACTGCCATCATTGTGAACAACCTGAACTACGGCATGACCGGCGGCCAGTACTCGGCAACCACGCCCAACGGGGCCATCACCAGCACGTCTGTTGGCGGCAACCCCGAACGCGGCTTTGACGTGTGCGATCTGGTGCGCGCGGCAGGGGCCAACTTTGTTGCCCGCGAATCCGTCACCAGCGGCATGCGCCTCAAAAACCGCATCGTTGCCGGTATTCAGAAAAAGGGTTTTTCGCTTATCGAGGCCATGAGCCCCTGCTCCACCCTGTTCGGCCCCCGCAACAAGATGAAGCAGCCTGTGGATATGCTGCGCAATCTCAAGGAAAAGGCCGTTTCCCAGGCCAAGTTTGATTCCATCGAGAATGCCGCGGATCTTGGCTACTTTGTCACCGGCGTCATCGCCGACAAGGACGTTCATGATTTCAACACTCGCTACGAGGCCGAGCGCGCGGTGATCACGGCCGCCAAGGGAGGAAAGTAG
- a CDS encoding 2-oxoacid:acceptor oxidoreductase family protein, whose product MAQYEFIMAGTGGQGLVFCASFLAEAAILGGRNVVQSQSYGISQRGGFISAEVLMDDAEILFQQVVKPNLIIALNEVVGTRYDNAVAPVVYDTSLMKPRQMSNWIGIPMTEIAHELGAPKSANLAGLGAAMALTGALPLDTLLSIAERKGKPEVAKINMEVIRRGAAAAEAARGGN is encoded by the coding sequence ATGGCCCAGTATGAATTTATCATGGCTGGCACCGGCGGGCAGGGCCTTGTGTTTTGCGCGTCCTTCCTTGCCGAAGCCGCAATTCTGGGTGGCCGCAACGTAGTGCAGTCCCAGTCGTACGGCATCTCGCAGCGCGGCGGCTTTATCAGCGCCGAAGTGCTGATGGACGATGCGGAAATTCTTTTCCAGCAGGTCGTCAAACCCAATCTGATCATTGCGCTGAACGAAGTTGTGGGCACCCGCTACGACAATGCCGTAGCCCCCGTAGTGTACGACACCTCGCTCATGAAACCCCGCCAGATGAGCAACTGGATCGGCATCCCCATGACCGAGATCGCCCATGAACTGGGCGCGCCCAAATCGGCCAACCTTGCCGGTCTTGGAGCGGCCATGGCGCTTACAGGGGCACTGCCTCTGGACACGCTGCTGAGCATCGCCGAGCGCAAGGGCAAACCCGAAGTGGCCAAGATTAACATGGAAGTGATCAGGCGAGGCGCTGCTGCTGCCGAAGCCGCCCGGGGGGGAAACTGA
- a CDS encoding 4Fe-4S dicluster domain-containing protein, whose translation MSEEKKTFEVCVDAVLCKGCGYCKELCPKSVYDFGTEYNAAGYLFMTPVSAQACIGCRTCMMVCPDFAIEVLEK comes from the coding sequence ATGAGCGAGGAAAAGAAAACTTTTGAAGTTTGCGTGGACGCCGTGCTCTGCAAGGGCTGCGGCTACTGCAAGGAACTCTGCCCCAAGTCCGTTTACGACTTCGGCACGGAATACAATGCGGCTGGCTATCTCTTTATGACTCCGGTCAGTGCGCAGGCCTGCATAGGCTGCCGCACGTGCATGATGGTCTGCCCCGACTTTGCCATTGAAGTTCTGGAAAAATAA
- a CDS encoding bifunctional enoyl-CoA hydratase/phosphate acetyltransferase, with amino-acid sequence MVYKSFDELEAAVMQKAHKCKVAVVEAADEHVLEAVRHAVEVGLVEPLLFGKREDIAAKLKAIGLPGDAYPIVETATPQESATGAGMAVKEGRANFILKGLIQTGILLKGLFKEETGFRTGRLISHMNIVQVATYPKLLALCDAAINIAPSLEQKRDIIQNAVDALARMGIDNPKVAVLSSAETVNEKMPESVDAAALKEMNKKGQITGCLIEGPISYDLAVCAESAATKGYESPVAGDADLLVCPNIVTANVLIKCLRHTANALTAGIVVGGRVPVVLNSRAASAEDKFRTMVLAASAAG; translated from the coding sequence ATGGTATACAAAAGCTTTGACGAGCTTGAAGCAGCAGTGATGCAAAAGGCCCACAAGTGCAAGGTGGCTGTGGTGGAAGCCGCAGACGAACATGTGCTTGAAGCTGTGCGGCACGCTGTTGAAGTTGGCCTTGTGGAGCCGCTGCTGTTTGGCAAGCGGGAAGATATCGCAGCCAAACTCAAAGCCATAGGCCTGCCGGGCGATGCCTATCCCATTGTTGAAACCGCCACGCCGCAGGAATCGGCCACCGGAGCTGGCATGGCGGTCAAGGAAGGCCGGGCCAACTTTATTCTCAAAGGCCTGATCCAGACCGGAATTCTTCTCAAGGGCCTGTTCAAGGAAGAAACCGGCTTCCGCACCGGGCGGCTGATCTCGCACATGAATATTGTACAGGTTGCCACCTACCCCAAGCTTCTGGCCCTGTGCGATGCCGCCATCAACATTGCGCCTTCGCTTGAACAGAAGCGCGACATTATCCAGAACGCGGTGGATGCCCTTGCGCGCATGGGTATTGATAACCCCAAGGTTGCGGTGCTGTCCTCTGCGGAAACAGTTAATGAAAAAATGCCTGAAAGCGTTGACGCCGCCGCGCTGAAAGAAATGAACAAAAAAGGCCAGATCACCGGCTGCCTGATTGAAGGCCCCATATCCTATGATCTGGCGGTATGCGCGGAATCAGCCGCCACCAAGGGCTACGAAAGCCCCGTTGCCGGTGATGCCGACCTGCTGGTGTGCCCCAATATTGTCACCGCCAATGTGCTTATCAAGTGCCTGCGCCATACAGCCAACGCGCTGACCGCAGGCATAGTGGTGGGCGGCAGGGTGCCAGTGGTGCTCAATTCCCGCGCGGCAAGCGCTGAAGACAAGTTCAGAACCATGGTTCTTGCGGCCTCTGCCGCGGGGTAG
- the buk gene encoding butyrate kinase, whose protein sequence is MAETNYTVLSINPGSTSTRIAVYKNHELLFQKKVDHPAESLRGFESNVAQFPIRLDAILKALQEEQFDLHQLSAVAGRGGKLPPLLQGAYLVDEGMLDFLRHRPIDDHASNLGALLAHEIAKPLNIPSYIYDAVVMDQMEDIAKLSGLPEIRRKASCHALNMRAMAIKAAASKGWKLADKNIIVSHMGAGISATVIHQGRMIDVITDEEGPYSPERSGGLPNRQLIDLCFSGKFDRHSATRRTRGQGGLMAYLGTNNALEVERRIAEGDEKARLVYDGMTYQVAKHIASLAAVINGQVDVVVLTGALANSSYIIERVVPRIQFLGEVMVLPGENELEALAYGILRVLRKEEGFHTFHE, encoded by the coding sequence ATGGCGGAAACCAACTATACCGTTCTTTCCATCAATCCCGGTTCCACCTCCACGCGGATTGCCGTTTACAAGAACCACGAGCTTTTGTTCCAGAAAAAGGTGGATCATCCGGCAGAATCCCTGCGCGGCTTTGAAAGCAACGTTGCCCAGTTCCCCATCCGCCTGGATGCCATACTGAAGGCGCTGCAGGAAGAGCAGTTTGACCTGCACCAGCTCTCCGCCGTGGCCGGGCGCGGCGGCAAACTGCCCCCACTGCTGCAAGGCGCGTATCTTGTTGACGAAGGCATGCTGGACTTTCTGCGGCACCGGCCCATTGACGACCACGCCTCCAACCTCGGGGCGCTGCTGGCGCACGAAATCGCCAAGCCGCTGAACATCCCCTCCTACATCTATGACGCCGTGGTGATGGATCAGATGGAAGACATCGCCAAGCTCTCCGGCCTGCCGGAAATTCGCCGCAAGGCCTCGTGCCATGCCCTCAACATGCGCGCCATGGCCATCAAGGCCGCCGCGAGCAAGGGCTGGAAGCTGGCGGACAAGAACATCATTGTCAGCCACATGGGTGCGGGCATCAGCGCCACGGTCATTCATCAGGGCCGCATGATTGACGTCATCACCGATGAGGAAGGCCCCTACTCGCCCGAGCGTTCCGGCGGCCTGCCCAACAGGCAGCTCATCGACCTGTGCTTTTCGGGCAAGTTTGACCGCCATTCAGCCACGCGGCGCACGCGCGGTCAGGGCGGACTGATGGCCTATCTTGGCACCAACAACGCCCTTGAGGTTGAACGCCGCATTGCCGAAGGCGATGAAAAAGCCCGCCTTGTGTACGACGGCATGACCTATCAGGTAGCCAAGCACATTGCCTCGCTGGCGGCGGTCATCAACGGCCAGGTGGATGTTGTGGTGCTTACCGGCGCATTGGCCAACTCCTCATACATCATTGAACGTGTGGTGCCCCGGATACAGTTCCTCGGCGAAGTCATGGTGCTGCCGGGAGAAAACGAGCTGGAAGCGCTGGCTTACGGAATTTTGCGCGTACTGCGCAAGGAAGAAGGTTTCCATACCTTCCACGAATAG
- a CDS encoding SLC13 family permease produces MAEIAAENKGNLVKNIRLAGSVLSIILGIWVALQAPPEGLNEKTMIALGITVWAVGWWITEIVPEFVTGLMMCILWSAFKCVPFKTAFATFSTSGWWIMVGAFALGAVAGKTGLLKRISLWVLKLFPASFAGQVWGLIGSGTVIGPLIPSMNAKATLSSPIAMGISDELGIERKSNAANGLFGACYVGFILMGHMFMSGSFSHYVLVGMLPEAYRGVTWLQWLLWSLPYGVCVFLGMGLFIVTCYKPKEKVSLPAGYSTAQLEKLGPMTRNEKLCMGVLIVTLLMWMTESLHKISAGEVSLMAMCVLMLLKVMDKSDFKTGIDWSSVVFVGSILNMASVIQSLKVDRWLGTELQPLLANVISEPALFIVTLVVVASLVKLVIVSLTSASAIFVLILPPIMIAHGMNPWIACMVTFAGSDIWYLSYMNSIYLCAHFGTQGKMARHGAMIKLSAAYTAICIVAFLISIPYWKMLGLIK; encoded by the coding sequence ATGGCTGAAATCGCTGCTGAAAACAAAGGGAATCTGGTCAAAAACATTCGCCTTGCCGGGTCTGTTCTTTCCATCATTCTTGGCATCTGGGTCGCCCTGCAAGCGCCGCCGGAAGGCCTGAATGAAAAGACCATGATTGCTCTTGGCATCACCGTGTGGGCTGTGGGCTGGTGGATTACCGAGATCGTGCCCGAATTTGTCACCGGTTTGATGATGTGTATCTTGTGGTCGGCCTTCAAGTGCGTGCCCTTTAAAACAGCGTTTGCCACGTTTTCCACCTCCGGCTGGTGGATCATGGTCGGCGCATTCGCCTTGGGCGCAGTGGCTGGTAAAACGGGCCTGTTAAAGCGTATCTCGCTCTGGGTGCTCAAGCTGTTCCCTGCCAGCTTTGCCGGACAGGTATGGGGGCTGATTGGTTCGGGCACGGTGATCGGGCCGCTCATTCCCAGCATGAACGCCAAGGCCACGCTTTCTTCGCCCATTGCCATGGGCATCAGCGATGAACTTGGCATTGAACGCAAGTCCAACGCGGCAAACGGCCTGTTTGGCGCATGCTATGTGGGCTTTATCCTCATGGGCCACATGTTCATGAGCGGCTCGTTCAGCCATTATGTGCTGGTGGGCATGCTGCCCGAGGCTTATCGCGGCGTTACGTGGCTGCAGTGGCTTTTGTGGTCGTTGCCCTATGGCGTGTGCGTTTTCCTCGGCATGGGTCTTTTCATCGTGACCTGCTACAAGCCCAAGGAAAAGGTCAGCCTGCCCGCAGGCTACAGCACCGCCCAGCTTGAAAAGCTCGGGCCCATGACGCGGAATGAAAAATTGTGCATGGGCGTGCTTATCGTCACCCTGCTTATGTGGATGACCGAATCGCTGCACAAGATATCTGCCGGTGAAGTTTCCCTCATGGCCATGTGCGTGCTCATGCTGCTCAAGGTTATGGACAAGAGCGATTTCAAAACGGGCATCGACTGGTCGTCCGTTGTTTTCGTGGGCAGCATCCTGAACATGGCCTCGGTTATCCAGTCGCTCAAGGTTGACCGCTGGCTTGGTACGGAGCTGCAGCCCCTTCTTGCCAACGTGATTTCCGAACCCGCCCTGTTCATTGTGACACTGGTCGTTGTGGCCTCGCTCGTCAAACTGGTTATAGTGTCGCTCACATCCGCCTCGGCAATCTTTGTGCTGATTCTTCCGCCCATCATGATTGCCCACGGCATGAACCCCTGGATCGCCTGCATGGTCACTTTTGCCGGCAGCGATATCTGGTACCTGAGCTACATGAACTCCATTTACCTTTGCGCCCATTTCGGCACACAGGGCAAAATGGCGCGGCACGGAGCCATGATCAAACTCTCGGCTGCCTATACCGCCATATGTATAGTGGCCTTCCTTATCAGCATACCCTATTGGAAGATGCTCGGGCTCATAAAATAG
- a CDS encoding sigma 54-interacting transcriptional regulator, translating into MLPASFKPRILCVSIYDEMAQLVRHSAGQFGVEVDVFDGGIYNSGHLHALEVENRYDVIISQAGTAIAIQQMVKTPVVPIQITANDIVTPLREASERHQNLLCITYDSNLSVDIESLAAFARLKNFRQVIYRNEQDFNSIISRLPTLNDVAIVGFGGCVIEKAAQYGLPYYLIRSSKDSVHQAVLSARNIVDQHIKERTRSRRLNNIINYSLSGIVSVNRDKTIAICNRPAKQMLDLHGKKLVGMNIDAPSTPPELKQMLGNGEYTVDKVLPLKGKTLVVNRVPIRVREHDQGTIIVFQELSKIQKIEAEARVQLASKGLVAKYNFSDIIGSKNTLGPVVAEAKRYARSSASILIEGETGSGKELFAQSIHNFSERKKGPFVALNCAALPEHLLESELFGYEEGAFTGARKGGKPGMFELAHRGTLFLDEISEMSLATQVRLLRTLQEKEIFRIGGDRVINIDVRIIAASNRDLYAMAQEGSFRRDLFFRLNILPLQIPPLRKRKEDIPTLIAHFIKKNHQHVAGRSRLKFDDATLSALSAHGWPGNVRELEHILERVFTLYDEQQDFDALITDIMRRHCLRQGMAGPCHPLDDVLQVPRGTMAEMERFILEASLEEHGGNKKALADALGISRVTVWKKLKELEGEEQGQD; encoded by the coding sequence ATGCTGCCAGCCAGTTTCAAACCGCGTATTCTTTGCGTCTCCATTTATGATGAAATGGCCCAGCTTGTGCGCCACTCCGCGGGCCAGTTCGGCGTTGAGGTTGATGTGTTTGATGGCGGCATTTACAACAGCGGGCACCTCCACGCGCTTGAGGTGGAAAACCGTTACGATGTCATCATCAGTCAGGCGGGAACGGCCATCGCCATCCAGCAGATGGTCAAAACACCTGTGGTGCCCATCCAGATTACAGCAAACGACATCGTCACCCCCCTCCGCGAAGCCTCAGAACGTCACCAGAACCTGCTCTGCATCACCTACGACAGCAATCTCAGCGTTGATATTGAATCCCTGGCGGCCTTTGCGCGGCTTAAGAATTTTCGCCAGGTTATCTACCGCAACGAGCAGGACTTCAACAGCATTATTTCCCGTCTTCCCACACTGAACGATGTTGCCATTGTCGGATTTGGCGGATGCGTCATTGAAAAGGCGGCTCAGTACGGCCTGCCCTACTATCTCATACGTTCCAGCAAGGACAGCGTGCATCAGGCGGTGCTTTCCGCCCGCAACATTGTTGACCAGCACATCAAGGAGCGTACCCGCTCCCGCCGTCTGAACAATATTATCAACTATTCCCTCAGCGGCATCGTTTCCGTTAATCGAGACAAAACCATTGCCATCTGCAACCGCCCGGCAAAGCAGATGCTTGACCTGCACGGCAAGAAGCTCGTGGGCATGAACATTGATGCCCCGTCAACGCCGCCGGAACTCAAGCAGATGCTCGGCAACGGTGAATACACAGTGGACAAGGTATTGCCCCTCAAGGGCAAGACCCTGGTGGTCAACCGCGTGCCTATCCGCGTGCGCGAGCATGACCAGGGCACCATCATTGTTTTTCAGGAACTTTCCAAAATCCAGAAAATCGAAGCTGAGGCCCGCGTACAGCTTGCCAGCAAGGGCTTGGTGGCAAAATACAATTTTTCGGACATTATCGGTTCAAAAAACACCCTTGGCCCGGTTGTGGCCGAAGCCAAGCGCTATGCCCGCAGCAGCGCATCCATTCTCATTGAAGGAGAAACAGGCTCCGGCAAGGAACTTTTTGCCCAGAGCATCCACAATTTCAGCGAGCGCAAAAAAGGCCCATTTGTGGCCCTGAACTGCGCGGCCCTGCCCGAGCATCTGCTGGAGAGCGAACTTTTCGGCTATGAAGAAGGGGCCTTTACCGGCGCGCGCAAGGGCGGCAAACCGGGCATGTTTGAGCTGGCCCACCGGGGAACGCTGTTTCTGGATGAAATCAGCGAGATGAGCCTCGCGACTCAGGTGCGCCTGCTGCGCACCTTGCAGGAAAAAGAAATCTTCCGCATTGGCGGCGACCGCGTAATCAACATTGACGTCCGCATCATTGCGGCTTCAAACCGCGACCTCTACGCCATGGCGCAGGAAGGTTCCTTTCGGCGCGATCTGTTTTTCAGGCTCAACATCTTGCCGCTGCAAATACCGCCGCTGCGCAAGCGCAAGGAAGACATTCCCACGCTCATTGCCCATTTTATCAAAAAGAACCATCAACACGTGGCCGGGCGCAGCCGCCTCAAGTTTGACGATGCAACGCTTTCCGCACTGTCAGCGCACGGCTGGCCGGGCAATGTGCGCGAACTGGAACATATTCTGGAGCGCGTGTTTACCCTCTATGACGAGCAACAGGACTTTGACGCGCTGATTACAGACATCATGCGGCGACACTGCCTGCGACAGGGTATGGCTGGCCCATGCCATCCTCTGGATGATGTTTTGCAAGTGCCGCGCGGCACCATGGCAGAGATGGAACGCTTCATTCTGGAGGCCTCGCTCGAGGAGCACGGCGGTAACAAAAAAGCCCTGGCTGACGCTCTTGGCATCAGCCGCGTGACGGTATGGAAAAAACTCAAGGAACTTGAAGGCGAAGAGCAGGGGCAGGACTGA
- a CDS encoding phosphoglycerate dehydrogenase, producing the protein MKILVTPRSFGKTNPELFDRLAQAGLEVIRNDTGGILSAEQMKEKLVDCAGVILGVDPMDAPVLAAAPALKAIAKYGVGLDNIDLAACKERGIAVSRTVGANSNAVADYALTLMLMVARKAGLIDRRCRQKDWGKITSIDLYGKTIGIIGLGAIGRCVVKRAQGFGMKILGHDVVWDDAWAAKEGVERADVDRICREADFITLHTVLTDETRNLINAQRLASMKKTAVLINTARGGLIDEAALLVALKEGSIYGAGLDVFEQEPPADPAWYELDNLVMGSHCSSSTAGATETMGNMAVDNLLRDLGL; encoded by the coding sequence GTGAAAATTCTTGTAACACCCCGTTCTTTCGGCAAAACCAATCCCGAGCTGTTTGACCGTCTGGCCCAGGCCGGGCTGGAAGTGATACGCAACGACACGGGCGGCATTCTCTCCGCCGAGCAGATGAAGGAAAAGCTGGTCGACTGCGCTGGCGTTATTCTTGGCGTTGACCCCATGGACGCCCCTGTGCTGGCTGCTGCCCCTGCCCTCAAGGCCATTGCCAAATACGGCGTTGGGCTGGACAACATCGACCTTGCGGCCTGCAAGGAGCGCGGCATCGCGGTTTCGCGCACCGTGGGGGCCAACAGCAATGCCGTGGCCGACTACGCCCTGACCCTCATGCTCATGGTGGCGCGCAAGGCAGGACTTATTGACCGCCGCTGCCGCCAGAAAGACTGGGGCAAGATCACCAGCATTGACCTGTACGGCAAAACTATCGGTATTATCGGCCTTGGGGCCATTGGCCGCTGCGTGGTCAAACGCGCACAGGGCTTTGGCATGAAGATTCTGGGCCACGACGTTGTGTGGGACGATGCCTGGGCCGCCAAGGAAGGCGTGGAACGCGCGGATGTTGACCGCATTTGCCGCGAGGCCGACTTCATCACCCTGCACACGGTGCTGACGGACGAAACCCGCAACCTCATCAACGCCCAGCGCCTTGCAAGCATGAAAAAGACAGCCGTGCTGATCAACACCGCGCGCGGCGGGCTTATCGACGAAGCCGCCCTGCTGGTGGCTCTGAAAGAGGGCAGCATCTACGGCGCGGGCCTTGACGTATTTGAACAGGAGCCCCCGGCTGATCCGGCCTGGTATGAGCTGGACAACCTTGTGATGGGTTCGCACTGCTCTTCTTCCACCGCAGGAGCCACGGAAACCATGGGCAACATGGCCGTGGACAATCTGCTGCGCGACCTGGGGCTGTAG